One genomic region from Zalophus californianus isolate mZalCal1 chromosome 2, mZalCal1.pri.v2, whole genome shotgun sequence encodes:
- the KCTD8 gene encoding BTB/POZ domain-containing protein KCTD8 isoform X2 — MALKDTGSGGSTILPISEMVSSSSSPGASAAAAPGTCVPSPFPEVVELNVGGQVYVTKHSTLLSVPDSTLASMFSPSSPRGGARRRGELPRDSRARFFIDRDGFLFRYVLDYLRDKQLALPEHFPEKERLLREAEYFQLTDLVKLLSPKVTKQNSLNDEGCQSDLEDNVSQGSSDALLLRGAAAAAPPGPGAHGGGGGGGGGGGGGAPDKRSGFLTLGYRGSYTTVRDNQADAKFRRVARIMVCGRIALAKEVFGDTLNESRDPDRPPEKYTSRFYLKFTYLEQAFDRLSEAGFHMVACNSSGTAAYVNQYRDDKIWSSYTEYIFFHIIPNKSHVLLPLSQKCSFYNS, encoded by the coding sequence ATGGCTTTGAAGGACACGGGCAGTGGCGGCAGCACCATCCTGCCCATTAGCGAGATGGTCTCCTCGTCCAGCTCGCCGGGCGCGTCTGCGGCCGCCGCCCCGGGGACCTGTGTGCCCTCGCCCTTCCCCGAGGTggtggagctcaatgtgggaggCCAGGTCTATGTGACCAAGCACTCGACGTTGCTCAGCGTCCCGGACAGCACTCTGGCCAGTATGTTCTCGCCCTCCAGCCCCCGGGGCGGCGCCCGACGCCGAGGAGAGCTGCCCAGGGACAGCCGGGCTCGCTTCTTCATCGACCGGGACGGCTTCCTCTTCAGGTACGTGCTGGATTATCTGCGGGACAAGCAGCTCGCGCTGCCGGAGCACTTCCCGGAGAAGGAGCGGCTCCTGCGCGAGGCCGAGTACTTCCAGCTCACCGACCTGGTCAAGCTGTTGTCGCCCAAGGTCACCAAGCAGAACTCACTCAACGACGAGGGCTGCCagagcgacctggaagacaacgTCTCCCAGGGCAGCAGCGACGCGCTGTTGCTGCGTGGGGCGGCCGCAGCCGCGCCCCCGGGCCCGGGAGcgcacggcggcggcggcggcggcggcggcggcggcggcggcggcgcgccgGACAAACGCTCGGGCTTCCTCACGCTCGGCTACCGCGGCTCCTACACCACGGTGCGAGACAACCAGGCGGACGCCAAGTTCCGGCGTGTGGCGCGCATCATGGTGTGCGGGCGCATCGCGCTGGCCAAGGAGGTCTTCGGGGACACGCTCAACGAGAGCCGCGACCCTGACCGGCCGCCCGAGAAGTACACGTCCCGCTTCTACCTCAAGTTCACCTACTTGGAGCAGGCGTTCGATCGCCTGTCCGAGGCTGGCTTCCACATGGTGGCGTGTAACTCCTCGGGCACCGCCGCCTACGTCAACCAGTACCGCGACGACAAGATCTGGAGCAGCTACACCGAGTACATCTTTTTCC
- the KCTD8 gene encoding BTB/POZ domain-containing protein KCTD8 isoform X3 — protein sequence MALKDTGSGGSTILPISEMVSSSSSPGASAAAAPGTCVPSPFPEVVELNVGGQVYVTKHSTLLSVPDSTLASMFSPSSPRGGARRRGELPRDSRARFFIDRDGFLFRYVLDYLRDKQLALPEHFPEKERLLREAEYFQLTDLVKLLSPKVTKQNSLNDEGCQSDLEDNVSQGSSDALLLRGAAAAAPPGPGAHGGGGGGGGGGGGGAPDKRSGFLTLGYRGSYTTVRDNQADAKFRRVARIMVCGRIALAKEVFGDTLNESRDPDRPPEKYTSRFYLKFTYLEQAFDRLSEAGFHMVACNSSGTAAYVNQYRDDKIWSSYTEYIFFL from the coding sequence ATGGCTTTGAAGGACACGGGCAGTGGCGGCAGCACCATCCTGCCCATTAGCGAGATGGTCTCCTCGTCCAGCTCGCCGGGCGCGTCTGCGGCCGCCGCCCCGGGGACCTGTGTGCCCTCGCCCTTCCCCGAGGTggtggagctcaatgtgggaggCCAGGTCTATGTGACCAAGCACTCGACGTTGCTCAGCGTCCCGGACAGCACTCTGGCCAGTATGTTCTCGCCCTCCAGCCCCCGGGGCGGCGCCCGACGCCGAGGAGAGCTGCCCAGGGACAGCCGGGCTCGCTTCTTCATCGACCGGGACGGCTTCCTCTTCAGGTACGTGCTGGATTATCTGCGGGACAAGCAGCTCGCGCTGCCGGAGCACTTCCCGGAGAAGGAGCGGCTCCTGCGCGAGGCCGAGTACTTCCAGCTCACCGACCTGGTCAAGCTGTTGTCGCCCAAGGTCACCAAGCAGAACTCACTCAACGACGAGGGCTGCCagagcgacctggaagacaacgTCTCCCAGGGCAGCAGCGACGCGCTGTTGCTGCGTGGGGCGGCCGCAGCCGCGCCCCCGGGCCCGGGAGcgcacggcggcggcggcggcggcggcggcggcggcggcggcggcgcgccgGACAAACGCTCGGGCTTCCTCACGCTCGGCTACCGCGGCTCCTACACCACGGTGCGAGACAACCAGGCGGACGCCAAGTTCCGGCGTGTGGCGCGCATCATGGTGTGCGGGCGCATCGCGCTGGCCAAGGAGGTCTTCGGGGACACGCTCAACGAGAGCCGCGACCCTGACCGGCCGCCCGAGAAGTACACGTCCCGCTTCTACCTCAAGTTCACCTACTTGGAGCAGGCGTTCGATCGCCTGTCCGAGGCTGGCTTCCACATGGTGGCGTGTAACTCCTCGGGCACCGCCGCCTACGTCAACCAGTACCGCGACGACAAGATCTGGAGCAGCTACACCGAGTACATCTTTTTCC